In Collimonas arenae, a single genomic region encodes these proteins:
- a CDS encoding PAS domain-containing sensor histidine kinase, which translates to MENVAGDPHYQDVLKMRALDSLASTKTYVWRTTAAALAVTVLIMLVSAFVLAAGLKQISLPFLTSQLSVVSINTAAGFLLATVSLALQCTVVGPRSVIKYAGKLLAVLLLVLATAALTQDFMGSAGWFDMVLSELAPHSGASFPGGLHPMAGIGFIFSGTALLLLDFRFEKEQYVAEYLAISLLFLSAIPLLGYLYSVSAMIHMVYATGIPLLSAVAFLLFGLALMMSRPRHRLMAIITRHAPGGQMLRRSLPQMLVLLVALHWLADWGTRQNLYDRTSLPPLLTLVDSVLVLFIFWRAGGKVDLEYGARLQSAAELAEATALLIAVSDNTNDLIFVKDYQDRLIFANPAYLRRLGLSWELAKYRRSRELFPLTEDADRIDQDDIRIMNGGVSETLAQTVQLPEGIVTFQITKSPWFGQQGQVMGVVGIATDISERKHAEDSLKQRELELERTIAQRTALLRELANHMETIREEEKRAIARELHDNMGASLTALSMHLEGVYKILPENAHWQNRQGQMKSLLSSLVATTRRIQTELRPNMLELFGLKAAIIEQLEDFGQRTEIVCKSSLPDEDITIDRRIEIAVYRMLQEILNNVSKHAHASQVEVILDIDEDRLALTVRDNGVGMSQERFENTSTHGLRGLNERATYLGGKVRFAAGKDKGTAVVIELPMAVPVQSSGEQAKA; encoded by the coding sequence ATGGAGAACGTAGCAGGCGATCCGCATTACCAGGATGTCTTGAAGATGCGTGCATTAGATAGTCTGGCCTCGACCAAAACCTATGTATGGCGCACCACCGCAGCCGCGCTTGCGGTGACGGTGCTGATCATGCTGGTGTCGGCATTCGTGCTGGCCGCCGGCCTCAAGCAGATCAGTCTACCGTTTTTGACGTCGCAATTGTCGGTCGTAAGCATCAATACAGCAGCCGGATTTTTGCTGGCAACCGTCAGTCTTGCTTTGCAATGCACGGTGGTCGGGCCGCGCAGCGTCATCAAGTATGCCGGGAAGCTGCTCGCCGTGCTGCTGCTCGTGCTGGCCACAGCGGCTCTGACGCAAGATTTCATGGGTAGCGCCGGTTGGTTCGATATGGTGCTGTCTGAGCTGGCGCCGCACTCTGGTGCAAGTTTTCCGGGGGGCTTGCATCCCATGGCGGGCATCGGTTTTATCTTTTCAGGGACAGCGTTACTCTTGCTCGATTTCCGCTTTGAGAAAGAGCAGTACGTCGCTGAGTACCTGGCCATTTCCCTGTTGTTCCTAAGCGCCATTCCACTGCTTGGTTATCTGTACAGCGTGTCAGCCATGATCCATATGGTTTATGCGACCGGCATCCCGTTGCTATCGGCCGTTGCATTTCTGCTGTTCGGGTTGGCGCTGATGATGTCGCGCCCGCGCCATCGCCTGATGGCGATTATCACGCGCCATGCGCCGGGCGGGCAAATGTTGCGCCGTTCCTTGCCGCAGATGCTGGTTCTGCTGGTTGCCCTGCACTGGCTGGCGGACTGGGGGACGCGCCAGAATCTGTATGACAGAACCTCGTTGCCTCCTTTGCTGACGCTGGTTGACAGCGTGCTGGTGCTATTTATTTTCTGGCGCGCCGGCGGCAAGGTCGATCTTGAGTATGGTGCGCGCCTGCAAAGCGCCGCCGAGCTGGCTGAAGCCACGGCGCTGCTGATCGCCGTCAGCGACAACACCAACGACCTGATTTTCGTCAAAGACTATCAGGACCGTTTGATTTTCGCCAATCCGGCGTATTTGCGGCGGCTCGGCTTGAGCTGGGAGCTGGCAAAATATCGGCGCAGCCGTGAACTCTTTCCGCTCACCGAAGATGCGGACCGCATCGACCAGGATGACATCCGCATCATGAACGGCGGCGTATCAGAGACGCTCGCGCAAACCGTGCAGCTGCCGGAAGGAATCGTGACGTTCCAAATCACCAAGTCGCCATGGTTCGGGCAGCAGGGACAGGTCATGGGCGTGGTTGGCATCGCCACCGACATCAGCGAACGCAAGCACGCCGAAGATTCACTGAAACAGCGCGAGCTGGAACTGGAGCGCACCATCGCCCAGCGCACCGCGTTATTGCGCGAACTGGCCAATCATATGGAAACCATACGGGAAGAAGAGAAGCGAGCGATTGCGCGCGAGTTGCATGACAATATGGGCGCTTCGCTGACCGCCCTCAGCATGCATCTGGAAGGCGTCTACAAGATCCTGCCGGAGAACGCCCATTGGCAGAACCGCCAGGGGCAGATGAAGAGCTTGCTCAGTTCGCTTGTGGCGACCACGCGACGGATTCAAACCGAATTGCGGCCGAACATGCTGGAGTTGTTCGGTCTGAAAGCAGCGATCATCGAACAGCTGGAAGATTTCGGCCAGCGCACGGAAATTGTCTGCAAATCCAGTTTGCCGGATGAAGACATCACAATCGATCGCCGGATTGAAATTGCTGTGTATCGCATGTTGCAGGAAATTCTGAATAACGTTTCCAAGCATGCGCACGCTAGCCAAGTCGAGGTGATCCTGGATATCGACGAAGACAGGCTGGCGCTGACGGTGCGCGACAATGGCGTCGGCATGTCGCAGGAACGTTTTGAAAACACCAGTACCCATGGTTTGCGTGGCTTGAATGAAAGGGCCACCTACCTGGGAGGCAAGGTCCGCTTTGCCGCCGGCAAAGACAAGGGCACCGCAGTGGTGATTGAATTACCGATGGCGGTGCCGGTACAGAGCAGCGGCGAGCAAGCCAAAGCCTGA
- a CDS encoding response regulator: MDHTTASKTNKSGNAPLRIFLIEDSVDVRDLMIETLSEIPGVVFAGFSEEEEDALQKIDADSFDVLILDIELKHGNGMSLLRTLSKSGKPLNSLKIIFSNNVSNAFRRAGEQYGVRFFFDKSSEFTKLRDLLAALGTGLPDH; the protein is encoded by the coding sequence ATGGACCATACAACCGCCTCCAAGACGAACAAATCGGGTAATGCGCCATTGCGTATCTTTCTGATAGAAGATTCCGTGGATGTCAGGGACCTGATGATTGAAACCCTGAGCGAAATTCCAGGCGTGGTATTTGCCGGATTTTCGGAAGAGGAGGAGGATGCTTTGCAAAAAATCGACGCCGATTCTTTCGACGTACTGATCCTGGATATCGAATTAAAACATGGTAACGGCATGAGTTTATTGCGCACCCTGTCTAAATCGGGCAAGCCGCTCAATTCCCTTAAAATCATTTTCAGCAATAATGTCAGCAACGCTTTCAGGCGCGCGGGCGAGCAATATGGCGTGCGCTTTTTCTTTGATAAAAGTTCGGAATTTACCAAGTTGCGCGATTTGCTGGCAGCCTTGGGAACCGGTTTGCCAGATCATTAA
- a CDS encoding response regulator: protein MIKILVVDDHAVVRAGVQFFVADIPEMAIAGEAANAQEAIRLIRANEYDIVLLDIAMPDKSGVEVLKQIKREKPKLPVLMLSMHPESRYAVQVLRSGADGYVQKEALATELVKAINTILQGHKYISYGVAELLTADPVTNENTPLHETLSSREYEIFYKLSQGEGVTRIAEELCLSVKTISTYRTRVLQKMSMTSNADIIYYAIKNNLID, encoded by the coding sequence ATGATAAAAATTTTAGTCGTTGATGATCATGCGGTGGTGCGTGCCGGTGTCCAGTTCTTCGTTGCTGACATTCCGGAAATGGCTATCGCGGGCGAAGCTGCAAATGCGCAGGAGGCAATACGGCTGATACGCGCCAATGAATACGACATCGTGCTGCTGGATATCGCGATGCCGGACAAGAGCGGAGTGGAAGTGCTGAAGCAGATCAAACGCGAGAAGCCAAAGCTGCCGGTGCTGATGCTGAGCATGCATCCTGAAAGCCGCTATGCGGTGCAGGTGTTGCGCAGCGGTGCTGATGGCTATGTACAAAAGGAGGCGCTGGCGACAGAACTGGTGAAGGCGATCAATACGATTTTGCAGGGACACAAATATATCAGCTATGGTGTCGCCGAATTGCTCACGGCCGATCCCGTAACCAATGAAAATACGCCGCTGCATGAAACATTGTCGTCGCGCGAGTACGAGATTTTCTACAAACTTAGCCAGGGCGAGGGCGTGACCAGGATCGCCGAGGAGTTATGTCTGAGCGTCAAGACGATCAGTACTTACCGTACACGCGTGTTGCAGAAGATGAGCATGACAAGCAATGCCGATATTATTTATTATGCGATCAAGAATAATTTGATCGACTAA
- a CDS encoding FMN-binding glutamate synthase family protein, whose product MKISRYLSFWIVLLLALALAAGAVAGKIAWWWAVVPSLLSALGIWDMNQRSHAILRNYPLMGHFRFLFEMIRPEMRQYFFESDNDGAPFTRKERSLVYQRAKGEVDSRPFGTELDVKMRGYEWVGHSLSPTIIASHDFRVTVGAERAQPYSMSVFNVSAMSFGALSANAIRALNRGAKKGGFAHDTGEGSISPYHREFGGDLLWQIASGYFGCRNGDGSFNEEKFVAQATSPQVKMITVKLSQGAKPGHGGVLPAAKITPEISATRGVPMGVDCISPATHSSFSNPIGLLEFIQKLRTLSGDKPVGFKLCVGHPWEFFGIVKAMLQTGILPDFIVVDGSEGGTGAAPLEFVDHVGMPLQEGLLLVHNALVGAGLRDRIKIGASGKVITAFDLARTLAIGADWCNSARGFMFSLGCIQSQSCHTDRCPTGVATQDVGRQKALVVPDKAERVYRFHESTLHALQELVQAAGLPHASALRAHHIVRRTSDHEVKLMSDLLSYLQPGDLLNQNYRYPVFAKYWPISRAESFHPAEPIQAAA is encoded by the coding sequence ATGAAAATCAGCCGTTACCTAAGCTTCTGGATCGTACTGCTGCTGGCTCTGGCGCTAGCAGCCGGGGCCGTAGCAGGAAAAATTGCCTGGTGGTGGGCGGTTGTGCCGAGCCTGCTGAGCGCTCTTGGCATCTGGGACATGAACCAGCGCAGCCACGCTATCTTGCGCAACTATCCGTTGATGGGGCATTTCCGTTTTCTGTTTGAAATGATCCGCCCTGAAATGCGGCAGTATTTTTTTGAAAGCGACAACGACGGCGCACCGTTTACCCGCAAGGAACGCAGCCTGGTTTACCAACGCGCCAAAGGCGAAGTCGATAGCCGGCCTTTCGGCACCGAACTGGATGTCAAGATGCGCGGCTACGAATGGGTTGGCCATTCGCTGTCGCCGACCATCATCGCTAGCCACGATTTTCGCGTCACGGTAGGCGCAGAGCGGGCGCAGCCGTATTCAATGTCGGTGTTCAACGTCTCCGCGATGAGCTTCGGCGCCTTGTCCGCGAACGCCATTCGCGCATTGAATCGCGGTGCAAAAAAAGGGGGCTTTGCGCATGACACCGGTGAAGGTTCGATTTCGCCATATCACCGCGAATTCGGTGGTGACCTGCTGTGGCAAATCGCTTCCGGTTACTTCGGCTGCCGCAATGGCGACGGTAGCTTCAATGAAGAAAAATTCGTAGCGCAAGCTACCTCTCCGCAAGTGAAGATGATCACCGTCAAGCTTTCGCAAGGCGCCAAACCCGGTCATGGCGGCGTGCTGCCGGCGGCCAAGATCACTCCGGAAATTTCAGCAACGCGCGGCGTGCCGATGGGTGTCGATTGCATTTCGCCGGCTACCCATTCGTCGTTCTCCAATCCGATCGGCCTGCTGGAATTCATCCAGAAATTGCGCACGCTGTCAGGCGACAAGCCAGTCGGCTTCAAGCTGTGCGTCGGTCATCCCTGGGAATTTTTCGGCATCGTCAAAGCCATGCTGCAAACTGGCATCTTGCCAGATTTCATTGTGGTGGATGGCTCTGAAGGCGGCACCGGCGCTGCGCCGCTGGAATTTGTCGATCACGTCGGCATGCCCTTGCAAGAAGGCTTGCTGTTGGTGCATAACGCACTGGTCGGCGCCGGTTTGCGCGATCGTATCAAGATCGGCGCCAGCGGCAAGGTGATTACCGCTTTCGACCTGGCGCGTACACTGGCGATCGGCGCCGACTGGTGCAACTCGGCGCGCGGCTTCATGTTTTCGCTGGGCTGCATCCAATCGCAAAGCTGCCATACCGACCGTTGCCCGACCGGTGTAGCAACACAAGATGTAGGGCGACAAAAGGCACTGGTGGTGCCGGACAAGGCCGAACGTGTATATCGCTTCCACGAGAGCACCTTGCATGCGCTGCAGGAGCTGGTGCAGGCCGCCGGCTTGCCGCACGCTTCCGCTTTGCGCGCGCATCACATTGTGCGGCGTACCTCAGACCATGAAGTGAAGCTGATGTCTGACTTGCTGTCTTATCTGCAGCCCGGTGATTTGCTGAACCAGAATTATCGCTATCCGGTATTCGCAAAATACTGGCCGATATCACGCGCCGAGAGTTTCCATCCGGCTGAACCGATACAGGCCGCGGCCTGA
- the maiA gene encoding maleylacetoacetate isomerase → MKLYSYFRSSASYRVRIALNLKGMSYDIVPVHLLKHGGEQLSQMYRTLNSDGLVPTLIDNETADGQAVLTQSLAILEYLEEVNPTPALLPATALDRAFVRGIALSIACDIHPLNNLRVLRYLVHELKVDESAKNAWYRHWCESGLAALEITLARDSRTGKFCFGDTPTLADCCLVPQIFNAQRLKCNLTEMPTLMRIYQNCQELDAFIQAAPQNQPDAEA, encoded by the coding sequence ATGAAACTGTATAGCTATTTCCGTAGCTCCGCCTCCTATCGAGTGCGGATTGCCTTGAACCTGAAGGGCATGTCTTACGACATCGTGCCGGTGCATTTACTCAAACACGGCGGCGAGCAACTCAGCCAGATGTATCGCACGCTGAACAGCGATGGCCTGGTGCCGACCCTGATCGACAACGAGACCGCAGACGGCCAGGCCGTGCTGACGCAATCGCTGGCGATTCTAGAGTACTTGGAAGAGGTCAATCCGACGCCGGCGCTGTTGCCGGCGACTGCGCTGGACCGCGCGTTTGTGCGCGGTATCGCACTCTCGATTGCCTGTGACATTCACCCGCTCAACAATCTGCGGGTGCTGCGTTATCTGGTGCACGAACTGAAGGTCGATGAGAGCGCCAAGAATGCCTGGTACAGGCATTGGTGCGAGAGCGGGCTGGCGGCGCTGGAGATTACGTTGGCGCGTGACAGCCGGACCGGAAAATTCTGTTTCGGCGATACACCGACATTGGCCGATTGTTGCCTTGTGCCGCAGATTTTCAATGCGCAACGCTTGAAATGCAATTTAACTGAAATGCCGACTTTGATGCGGATTTACCAGAATTGCCAGGAGCTTGACGCTTTTATCCAGGCAGCGCCGCAAAACCAGCCTGATGCTGAAGCTTGA